The Aedes aegypti strain LVP_AGWG chromosome 3, AaegL5.0 Primary Assembly, whole genome shotgun sequence genome contains a region encoding:
- the LOC5574130 gene encoding kinesin-like protein KIF3A isoform X2, with product MWDALFPERVCYNIHPSVYCQLTFIRYVNTYCHKERHRRIHAVYAVGLFLLRTAALTRRALLRSSIDLYIDTARPIVDKVLEGYNGTILAYGQTGTGKTYTMSGNPDSPQTKGIIPNTFAHIFGHIARAKENQKFLVRVSYMEIYNEEVRDLLGKEFNKSLEVKERADIGVFVKDLSGYVVHNADDLDNIMKLGNKNRVVGATKMNSESSRSHAIFSITIESSETDESGKQYVKMGKLQLVDLAGSERQSKTQSSGLRLKEATKINLSLSVLGNVISALVDGKSTHIPYRNSKLTRLLQDSLGGNSKTVMCASISPADSNYVETISTLRYACRAKSIQNLAHVNEEPKDALLRHFQEEIKELKRQLEEGTFVNGICTDEDEEDIDDDDEEEEEEIEIDEDKEKERLEKKEKKRRERAKEKKEKADAEKELLEKKAIENEQEIKRAKSEQDQLRAKLSSLENKILVGGENLLEKAQAQEVLLEKSMAELERRTKTERELEENLQKIEAERIDIEERYSSLQEECVGKTKKLQRVMSMLMSIKSELADQQQEQQREKEGIYENIRSLSRELALCELVINSYIPKEYQNMIEKFTHWNEDIGEWQLKCVAYTGNNMRKNVAEPKVNTKETDLIDLSHVYLSYNTDSVTEPMRAKTARPRTSGIARPTTARKYY from the exons ATGTGGGACGCCCTATTTCCTGAAAGAGTATGCTATAATATACACCCCTCGGTTTACTGTCAATTGACGTTCATTCGGTACGTCAATACCTATTGCCATAAAGAACGCCACCGACGTATACACGCGGTGTATGCAGTCGGCCTCTTTCTCCTGCGGACTGCCGCCCTGACAAGACGTGCGCTGCTGCGCAGTAGC ATCGATTTGTACATTGATACCGCCCGTCCGATTGTCGACAAAGTACTGGAAGGCTACAATGGGACTATCTTGGCGTACGGTCAAACTGGCACCGGCAAAACCTATACCATGTCTGGTAATCCGGATTCTCCGCAGACGAAGGGTATCATACCGAACACGTTTGCCCATATCTTTGGGCACATTGCCAGGGCTAAGGAGAACCAAAAGTTTTTGGTGCGGGTAAGTTATATGGAAATCTATAATGAAGAGGTTCGTGACTTACTCGGTAAGGAGTTCAACAAAAGCTTGGAAGTGAAAGAGCGCGCAGATATTGGCGTGTTCGTAAAAGATTTGAGTGGTTATGTGGTTCACAATGCGGATGATTTGGATAACATTATGAAGTTGGGAAACAAAAACCGTGTCGTTGGAGCGACCAAGATGAATTCGGAGTCTTCGCGTTCTCATGCTATATTTTCGATCACAATTGAATCTAGTGAAACTGATGAGAGTGGTAAGCAATATGTTAAAATGGGAAAGCTGCAGCTTGTCGATTTGGCTGGTTCGGAAAGACAGAGCAAAACACAATCCTCAGGATTAAGATTGAAGGAAGCTACAAAGATTAATTTGTCTCTGTCAGTGCTTGGCAATGTAATCAGTGCCTTGGTTGACGGGAAAAGCACTCACATTCCATATCGTAATTCGAAGCTTACCAGATTGCTACAAGATTCTCTTGGAGGTAATAGTAAAACCGTTATGTGTGCGAGTATCAGTCCGGCAgattcaaattatgttgaaacaATATCAACATTGCGCTATGCATGTCGCGCCAAAAGCATTCAGAATCTGGCTCACGTCAATGAGGAACCGAAGGATGCGTTGTTGCGTCACTTCCAGGAGGAAATTAAGGAACTCAAACGACAATTGGAAGAGGGAACTTTTGTCAATGGCATTTGTACAGATGAAGACGAGGAAGATATTGACGATGATGACgaggaagaggaagaagaaataGAAATCGATGAAGACAAGGAAAAAGAGCGTTTAGAGAAGAAGGAAAAGAAACGCCGAGAAAGAGCTaaagaaaagaaagaaaaagCTGATGCAGagaaggaattgctggagaagAAGGCAATTGAAAACGAACAAGAAATTAAGCGGGCTAA GTCCGAGCAAGACCAGCTTCGCGCAAAACTTTCATCCCTGGAAAACAAAATTCTCGTTGGTGGTGAAAACTTGTTGGAGAAAGCACAGGCACAGGAGGTACTTTTGGAAAAGTCAATGGCAGAATTGGAGCGTCGTACCAAAACCGAACGGGAGCTTGAAGAAAATCTCCAAAAGATTGAAGCCGAACGAATTGATATTGAGGAACGGTACAGCTCTCTCCAGGAGGAATGTGTTGGAAAAACCAAAAAGCTGCAACGTGTTATGTCGATGCTGATGAGCATCAAGTCTGAGTTGGCCGATCAACAACAGGAACAGCAGCGTGAAAAGGAAGGCATTTATGAAAACATTCGAAGTCTATCAAGGGAATTGGCTCTCTGTGAGTTAGTCATCAATTCGTACATTCCAAAAGAATATCAG AACATGATCGAAAAATTCACTCACTGGAACGAGGACATCGGCGAGTGGCAGCTAAAGTGTGTCGCATACACGGGAAACAATATGCGCAAAAACGTTGCCGAACCGAAGGTCAACACCAAAGAGACGGATCTGATCGATCTGTCGCATGTCTATTTGAGTTACAATACAGATTCGGTCACCGAGCCAATGCGAGCCAAGACGGCTAGGCCGCGCACGTCAGGAATAGCTCGTCCAACCACGGCCAGAAAGTATTACTAA